A genomic segment from Fundulus heteroclitus isolate FHET01 chromosome 6, MU-UCD_Fhet_4.1, whole genome shotgun sequence encodes:
- the arf1 gene encoding ADP-ribosylation factor 1: protein MGNMFAGLFKMFGKKEMRILMVGLDAAGKTTILYKLKLGEIVTTIPTIGFNVETVEYKNISFTVWDVGGQDKIRPLWRHYFQNTQGLIFVVDSNDRERCAEAREELLRMLAEDELRDAVLLLFANKQDLPNAMNAAELTDKLNLHSLRNRNWYIQATCATTGDGLYEGLDWLSNQLKNH, encoded by the exons ATGGGGAATATGTTCGCAGggctctttaaaatgtttgggaAGAAGGAGATGAGGATACTGATGGTGGGCTTGGACGCTGCAGGAAAGACGACAATTTTGTACAAGCTGAAACTTGGAGAGATCGTGACCACCATCCCGACGATAG GTTTCAACGTAGAGACAGTAGAGTATAAGAACATCAGTTTCACAGTATGGGACGTCGGCGGTCAAGACAAAATCCGACCGCTTTGGCGCCACTACTTTCAGAACACGCAGG GTCTGATCTTTGTCGTGGACAGCAATGACAGGGAGCGATGTGCCGAGGCCAGGGAAGAGCTCTTGAGGATGTTGGCAGAAGACGAGCTGCGCGATGCCGTGCTTTTACTGTTCGCCAACAAACAA GACCTTCCAAATGCCATGAATGCTGCAGAGCTGACAGACAAGCTGAACCTTCACTCCCTGCGTAACAGAAACTGGTACATCCAGGCAACCTGTGCCACAACCGGAGACGGTCTCTATGAAGGACTTGATTGGCTGTCTAATCAGCTCAAGAACCATTAA